The DNA sequence ACGCCTCGGTGGCGTACCCGGATCCCCACGCCCGCGGCAGGAACAGATAGCCGAGATCGGCCTTCCCCACGGCGGCCGGGCGGTGCTTCGTCGCCCTCCTGAGCAGGATCTGGCCGATCATCGCCCCGTCGAGGTCGACGACGAAGCTCCCGGGCCAGCGCTCAGGCACCTCGGGCAGCTCGCGCTCAAGCACGTCACGCGGACGGGGGCCGCCGAGATAGGCGTTCACCTCCGGCGAGGCGAGCAGCTCGATGAACGCCGCACGGTCCCGCGCCTCGGACTCACGGAGCACAAGCCGCTCGGTCCTGATCGGCTCAGGCGGCCAGGCCGCGATTTCCAGGGCTTCCATCCGCGCACGCTAACAGACGGTCCTATGTCGAGCGGGATGGTCGATCGCGCGGACGCGGAGGACCCCGCGCCGACCGAGCCGGTGGAAGAATGCGGCGATGACGCTGCGGATCGCCACCACCCAGCCGGCCGGGAGCGCCGACGCACGCGAGAACGGTCGCAAGGCCCGGGAGCTGATGCGGCACGCCGCCGCGGCGGACGTCCGGCTCATCCAGTTCCCCGAGGGATTCCTGTCGGGGTATGCCAAGGAGCAGATCGCCGACTGGAGCGACGTCGACTGGACCGCTGTCCGTGACGAACTCCGCGGGGTAGCCGAGCTGGCCGCCGAACTCGGGATGTGGGTCGTGCTGGGCTCGGCGCACCCGCTGACACCGCCGCACCGCCCGCACAACAGCCTCTATGTGATCTCCGACCAGGGCCGGCTCGTCGACCGCTACGACAAGCGCTTCTGCTCGAACACCGAGATCACCGGCTTCTACAGCCCCGGTTTCGCACCGGTGGTGTTCGACGTCGACGGCTACCGGTTCGGCTGCGCCATCTGCGTCGAGGTCAACTTCCCGCAGCTGTTCGCCGAGTACGAGCACCTCGGCGTGGACTGCCTGCTGCTGTCGGCCTGGCCCGTCGACAGGGTCTTCTTCCTCAAGGCCCAGGCGCACGCCGCGATCAACAGCTACTGGCTCAGCCTCTCAGTCCCGGCGCAGAGCGCCGACCTGATGTCCTCGGCGGTCATCGGCCCGGACGGCAGCCACCTGGCCTCCGCCGACGCCGCGACAGAGCTCGCGGTCGTGACCCTGGACCGAGGCGCTCCCGAGTTCCACATGGCACTCGATCTCGCCCGTCCCTGGCGCGCCGCGGCCGCCCAGGGCGACATCTACCGCAGCCGCCGCGTCGAAGACCCCCGCAGCGCCGACCGGACGTGCATATAGCCGAGTCGTTGCCTGGCATCCGCGCGCTGGCGCGCTACTGATCAGCGCGCGGATGCCGGGACGGGCCCGACCGGGTGCTCCGGCCAGGCCCGTCGGCGTTCGGTGCGTACGCCTCAGCGGGCGGACAGCGCCGCGAGCAGTTCCTGCTTGTTGGCCGGCGGCGCGGGCGCGGCGGTCACCTGGATCGAGCCGACCGCCGTCGACCCGGCCGGGCCGCTGATCAGCGTGCCGAACTGCTTCAGCTGCGCCTCGGCGACCACGCCGCCGAAGACGAGCCCGGTCGTGATCGCCGGGCTGTGTCCCGACAGGAACGCGGCCGGCATCCGGTTGACGGCGCTCGCGGTGCCCGGCGTGAGCAGCAGCGGACCGCCGACAGCTCCCATCAGCGCTCCGCCGGCCAGCGCGTCCGGCCAGTTGGTGCCGGTCGCGAGGCCGACGTACCGCGGGCCGTGGCCGAAGAAGGCCGAGGCCACCATGCTGGCGGTGTGGTACCGGTCGGTGCCCTGGAACGGCCACGGCTGGTATGCCCCGGCGCTGAGCGCCCGGACCGCCTGCACGCCGATGCCGAGGCGTTCGGCCGGGTGCGTGTCGAGGTACTTCTTGGTCGCGGCGGGCAGGGCGGTGTCGTTGGTCAGCACGACGACCGCGGACAGGGTGCCGCCCGGCACGTCGAGCGAACCGGCCGCCGCTCCGGCCGCCAGGCCGTCCGGGAAGTTCCGGCCGGTCGCGGCCATGATGATGTCCGGCGTCGGGTCGATCGCGTCGGCGATCTTCACGGCGGTGTCGTACCGGTCGGTGCCGGCGAGCCGGACGATGCGGTAGCCGAACGCGCGGATCGCGGCCTCGACCTGCGCCGACAGGGCGCCGGTGCTGCCCAGCAGGTACACGGTCGCGGTGGTGTTCGCGCCCAGCACCCGCTTGATCTCCGTCGCGGTCGCCGGGTTGAGCGAGGTGGGCGGGGTCAGCAGCAGCGGGCCCTGCTTGGCGGCGGCGAGCGCCGAGCCGCCGAGGGAGTCGGCGAAGTCGTCGGAGCGTCCCAACACGACCGCCTTGGCCGGGCGGCGGCGGTCTCCGGCGGCCCCGGCGGTCGCCCAGTACGACTGGGCGACGGCGGTGGCCGTCTCGAACCGGTTCCGGCCGGTGAGCCGGGCGACCGTGCCCCGCTGCTGCGACCGGTACGCCGGGATTCCGGTCAGCGCGGTCGGCGCGGACGCGCCACCGGCCGCCGCGACCGTGCGCACCCTGCCGCTCGCGGTGTCCCGGAACGCGATCGTGGCGCCGTCGCCGGACCAGGTCGGGTCGTCGTAGGCGGCGGTCGCGTCGGTGTCGATCCGGACCGCGCCGGTGCCGTCGGTCTTGACGGTCCAGATGTGGCCGCCGGACACGTAGGCCACCCGGGTGCCGTCGGGTGAGAACGCCGGGTTGGCGCCGTCGGCGAGCTTGCGGTAGTCGGCCTCGGTGCTGCCTGAGCCGTCCCAGAGCCACACCTGCGGGCCGGCGCCGCCCTTGGCCGGCTGCCGCTGCACCGCGACGCGCCCGTCGGGGCCGCCGTCGGGGTCGGTGAAGTAGGTCCCGCCGGTCTGCCAGTCCTCCGCCGGCGAGATCGTCTCTCGCCGGGAGCCGAGGATCACGTCGTATCCCCGGCGGTAGAGGACGGTCCCGTCCGAGTACACGAGCGTGCCGCCGTCGCCGACGAACGTCGGGTCGGTGTAGTGGCCGCTCACCGAGTCCACCACGGGCGTCGCACCCTGGGGGTCGTCGTAGCGCACGGTCACGATGCGGCCGCGCTGGTCGGCGAAGGCGGCCCGGCTGCCGTCGGCCGACCACTGGAGGTCGCTGACGGTCAGCGGCTCGTCCTCGTAGCAGTAGCCGTCGAAGCACCACTGCGGCGCCGCGAGGCTGGTGCCGTCGGCCAGCAGGATGCGGCCGCCGTCGACCGCGGTCAGGGTGCTGGAGGTGCCGGACGCGCTCGGGTGGCTCGCGTCGGCGGGGGCGGCGAAGACGGTGCCGAGGAGGGCGGCCGCCATCGCGGCGGCGGCCAGCGGCCGCCGGTGGGGAAGGTTCACGAAGGTGCCTTTGAGAATGTGTAGATCTTTCGGTGCGGATGCCGAGTGTAAGCGATCCGCGGCACCTCGATACCGCCACTGACCTGCACATATACCAGCGGGACAGATGGGGCGGGCGGTGCGGCTCAGGCCCTGGCGGCCAGCGCGGCGACGAGCCGGTCGTGTTCGGCCTGGGTGCCGATGGCGGCCCGGTGCTCGGGGTGCTCGGTGTACCAGCGGATCGCGTCGGCGAGCAGGTGCGGGTGTACGGCCCAGCCCAGCGGCAGCGCACGCAGGCGGCGCAGGTTCGGCGGCAGCGCGTCCGGGTGGGTGTACGCCAGCGGCAGGGTCCAGCCGCGCTCCCCCGGCCGCGCCGGCAGGCCGGGTTGCAGCAACGCCCACGGGATCACCCTGCCGTGCCCCACGGCGCCGCCGACGCGGATCCCTTCCGGACCGAGATCCAGCCGGTACGGCCGCCACAGCGCCAGGCCGAGCACGACCGCCACCAGCACGGCCACCCCCAGGCTCGTCGTGGCGAACACCGAGGTGTCGCCGACCCGAACGACGGCCGTGTTGTACTGCATCGCGAGGACCCCGAGCAGCGTGAGGTACACCGAACGGCCGTAGGTCCGGAAGGCGGTGCCGGTCACGGCGAAGCGCCTGGCCCGGCCGTTGGGTCTGATAAGTGCGGCCCCGATCAGCACCAGGCTCAGCACCAGCGTCAGCGCGCGGGTGGCGAACTCGACCAGCAGGTCTCCGCCGGTCAGCCAGGACAGCAGCGCGAAGGCGGACGTCGTGAGCAGGAGCAGCGCATACAGCCAGCGCAGGCGGGTGAGGGACACAGCGTGGCATCGTACGAGGTCAGAGCAACCCCCGCTGACCCGTACCGGATGCTAGCGTGCCGGTCCCTGACCGATGCGCGCGTGTTCGACCTGATCGCCCCGGATGGGACCCGCCTGGCGCTGCACGACTTCGGCGGTGCGGGCGAGACGGTGCTGCTGGTGCCGGGCCTGTGCGGCTACTTCCTCGGCGGCTGAGCTCAGACGCGGCCGGCGCCGAGGACGGACGCGACCACGACGGCGAAGGTGCCGCCCGCGAGCAGCCCGAGCACGATGGTGAAGAACCGGGGCCGGGTGCGTACGTCGCCGAGGGTGCGCTCGGCGGGGACGGCGGCGAGCAGCCCGAGGATCTTCGCGGCCGCGCGCAGCTGGGCCGGGCGCCGGTTGAGCCGGTCGATCGGCACGTCCCAGACGGCGCTGACCCCCATCGGCACGGCCAGATGCCGGTACCCGGCGACCCGGACCCGCACGTGGTCGTCGTCGGCGAGGTCGACGCCGCCGATCAGGTGCCGGGGCACGTGGTAGACCCGGAACGCGGTGTGCAGGCTGAGCCGCCGCGGCGTGATGACGATCTTCACAGCGAGTCCGAGCAGGTAGAACGCGATGGCCACGGGGATGAGCAGCCCCGCCACCACCGCGACGGTCTCCGGCGGGTCGACCACGGCCGCGATCGGGACCGCCACCGCGATGACGGCGACCATCACCGAGGCGAACCCGTCCCGCCGCCGCACCACGCCGCGGCTGCGCCGCCCCTGGACCTCCGGCTCGGGCATGTCGTCCAGGCGCGCCTCGTTCCAGCGGCGGCGGCGCACCGTGACGATCCGGCCGCCGATGGCCAGGAACGCGGTGATCCCGGCGATCGTCGCGAGCACCGGCGGCAGCCAGTGCCCGGCCCGGCTGGCCAGCCCGTCGGCCGTCGCCACGGTGCCCGGATGCGCCGGGTCGAGGTAGACCGTCGGGTGGTCGCCGACCGCCAGCCCGGTGCCGAAGGCGCCGGTGAGCTCGGCCGTGTAGGTCCGGCCGCCGTAGTCGTACCGGACCACGGTGGTGTCGATCCGGTTGTGGTGGCGCACCGCGACGACGGCGGCGTCGGCCGGGGCCCCGTGGGTGACCAGGCGCTCGACGTCGGCCCGCCCGCACAGGTACGTGACCAGCGCGGCGAGCCCGAACACCAGCGCCGCCGCCAGCCCGATGCCGGTCGCGCGCCGCGTCCACGCCCTCGGGTACGGCGTCGCCTCTGCCACGCGGACCTCCCCAGTTCCACCGGCTGCTTGATCGTGGCGCCCACCCTAGCGAGCGGCGGCAAATTCAGCGACCGAGCAGCTCAGAGAGGGTGACGGGTTCGAGGTGGCGCTCGCGCAGCAGGTCCAGGATGTACGGCAGGGCCTCATCGGTGAAGCGGGCGTTGTCCTCGGTGACATGCATGATCACGATCGAACCGGGCCGGACCTTCTTCTTCACCGCGGCGACGATCGGGCGCCAGTCGGTGGCGAACGGGTCGCCGCTGACCACGTCGCCGTCGATCACGGTCAGGCCGAGCGGCGCCATCGCGCGAAGAGCGGCCCGATCGTGGCACAGCCCCGGGAAGCGGAAGTAGCGGGTCTGGCGGCCGCCGTACCCGGAGATGATCTCGAAGGTCTTCGCCACGTCGGCGGTCATCGCGCCGGGCGCGATCCGCGGCAGGCCGTAGCAGTCGGCGGTGAACGCGTCGTGCCTGAAGGTGTGGTTGGCCAGCTCGAACCGCGGGTTGGCGGCCAGCCGCGCCGTCACCTGGGGGTAGTGCTGCACCCACATGCCGGTGAGGAAGAAGGTCGCGGGCACGTGCCGGCGTTCCAGCAGCTCAATGATCTTCAGATTGGCGTACGAGTGCGCCTCGCCCTCGGCGAGCTGCCGCAGCATGAGGTCGGACATGTCGGCGTCGAACGTGAGCGCGACCCGCGCCCGCCGGGGGCTGCCCCGGTCGACGACCGGCGGCACCAGCCCGGCCCGGGTCTGCCCCGGCAGCGCCTTCGGCGTCGAGCCCGGGGCGGGCGCGGGGGTGGCGGTGCGGCTCGGCGACGACGAGCGGATCGCGACGGGTGCCACATCTGCGGCGGCGGCCCGGCTCGGAGCGGCGGTGGCGGCGGCGGTGGCCGTCGCGGCGGTGGCGGCGGTGGCCGTCGCGGCGGTGGCGGTCGCGGCGGCGGTGGCTGTGGCTGTGGCGGTCGCCGCGGCGGCGGCGGACCATCCGGTCGCCTGCGGGCCCGGCTCGAACTGGCACGCGGTCAGCGCCGCCACCGCGACGGCCGCCACCAGCCTTCCGACGGGCCTGCCCACGGCTCCATCCTCCCAGGACCGCGGCCCCGCCGCCGCCTGCGCGGCCTGGCGAGGCTGCACTTTCCGGGAAAGTGCGGGAATCCGTCCGCCCGAAGGGACAGTTTCCCCGAAACTGCCGTCACCCGACGCGGCAGGTGGCTGCGCGAGGGATCAGCGCATGAGGGCGGCGGCGATGGTGCGGGCCTCGGGGGTCCAGGCCGACGGGCGGCCCTTGGCGTCCATCTTGACCATGACGCGGCGGCCGTCGGCGTACACGGTGGCGCCGTCGGCGGACCGGAAGCGGAAGCCGTACACGGCGCTGGTCTCGCCCATGCTGTCCAGCCAGAACTGCACCGCCACGGGGCCGGTGCCCCGGATCGGCGCGTGGTACGTGATGGTGAACTCGCGCACCGCAGCGATCATGTCGGGGCTGCTGGGCCGGCCGTCGTGGAAGCCGTAGCCGTGCTCGGCCCAGAACTCCGACATGGCCCGCTCCAGCACCAGGGCGTACCGCGCGTTGTGCATGATGCCGACGATGTCCAGGTCGTCAATGTGGATCATCGCGGTACGGACGGTGCCCGCGGACAGGTCGAGCAGTGCGGTGGTCATTCAGGGCCTCTCAGATCGGCGGCAGCAGGTCGGGGTCGGTGGTCAGTTCGCGCAGGCGGCCGAGCACGGCCAGGCGGGCGTCGTCGGTGCTGCGGGCGAGCAGCCGGGAGTGCAGCAGGGCGGCGACCCCGGCGGCGTCGACCTCGAACGCCAGCCGCCGCACGTCCACGGCCGGCGGCAGTTCGCCCAGCTCGACGGCCTCGGCGACCAGGCGCTCCACCAGCTCGATCCACTCGCTGAGCACGGTGGCGAGGCGGTCGGGGACGGCGCCGGTGCGTCCGGTGCACTCGAACTCGGCGTTGGCGAAGAAGCAGCCGCCGGGCAGGGTGCGCGCGGCGTAGAAGGCGAGCCGGGCCTCGTGCAGGGCGAACAGGCGGCGGATGCCCCGGGGCTGGGCCAGGGCGGGCAGCACGATCAGGCGGCGCCACTGCTCCCGGGCGTGCTCGATCGCGGCGAGCTGGAGCTCCTCCTTGGAGGCCCAGTGCGCGAACAGGCCGGACTTGCTGACGTGCAGCCGCTCGGCGAGCTGGCCGAGCGACAGCCCGTTCAGCCCGGCCTCGCTGGCCAGTGCCACGGCGGCGTCGAGCACCGCGGTGCGGGTGCGCTCGCCGCGGGCCAGCCGCCCGTCCGTCTCGGTCATGCGGCCACCATACAAAACGACCGATCGGTCGTTCGTTGACTCGTGAGGGAACTCACGCCTTCCGGCGGCCGCCGGCCGGCGCTTTCCCGGAAATCGCGGGATGCCCGGTGACCAGGTGCAGCTGGCGGGGCGAGGGCCCGATGTCGACCCGCTGCCCCCAGGCGAGCACCAGGTGGTCCAGCTCGACACCGTCGGCGAAGACGACCAGGCGCTCGCTCTCGCTGGTCAGCGATAGCTGCTGGCCCGGGGCGATCCGGCCCGCCGTGCACTGCACGCCGGTCGCCTGGGACGGCCAGGCCTCGCGGACGAACCAGCACAGGTCGTGGGCGTCCGGTCCGGGCAGTTCCTGGCTCATGCCGCGTTCCAGGGCGACCGAGGCGCACCACCCGGTGGCCCCGGTGCCCGTGCCGACCAGGACACCCGATGACGAGTGCCGCTCGCGCCGCCCGTCCGGCGCGGTCAGCAGGTATCGCGACGACTGGTGCGACTGGTGACCGACGTACACCTCGTTCAGCCCGGCCAGCTGCTGGCCGTCGTCGAGGGTGGCCACCACCATGGCCCGCCGGTGCGTCTCGCACCGCCCGGCGGGCACGTCGCGCAGCAGCACCGCCGCCTGCTGCGCCGAGAACCGGGCCAGCACCCCCGGGAAGCGCCGAGGTTCGGGGTTGACCCCGACCACCGGCTGCCCGTCCAGGTACTTGGCCACGTTGGCGACCAACCCGTCCTGGCCGACCGTGATCACGACGTCCTCCGGCGCGAACAGGAACCTGGCCAGGTCGTCGCGGTCGACCTGGCCGCGGCGCCAGTCGGCGGGCAGGGCGGCGCTGACCACTGCCAGCGCCGCCTGCTGCGCCGTATGACGCTCCTCCACCTCGGAGATCTCCCTCCCCCGTTGCCTGAGGAAGTACTCCGCGGCGGCCCGGGTGCCGTGGCGTCCCAGCAGCTCGGACAGCTCGCTGCGGCGGGACACCACGACCGCCCGGGTGGCGAGCGTCGCGCTCATCGGTCGCCGCCGCCCGCACCGAAGCGGGCCAGCAGGCCGGTGATGACGTCGGGCGTGACGGTGAGCTGCCCGATCTCCGGCAGCTGCCCGGCGAGCTCGCGCAGGGCCAGGCCCCGGAGCACCTCGGCCGGCAGGTCCCGGTATGCCGCGAGCTTGGCCGCCTCCGCCTCGCCCTGGGCGATGCCGAGGGCCCGTACGCCCGCCGCCCTGGCCTCGGCGAGGGCCTGCTCCTTCTCCGCCTCGGCCGCGCTCAGCAGCCGGTCGCGCTCGGCGCGGCCCTGTGCGTCGGCGAGCTGCGCCGCGGCGTCCAGTTCGGCCCGGCGGCGGGCGTTGGCGCCGTGCTGCTCGACCAGCTGCTGCTCGCGCCGGGCCAGCTCGATCTTGTTCTTGAGCTCGTTTTCCGCGATTCCGCGCTCTTGCTCGACGGCCTGCGCCCGGCGGGCGAAGGTGGCCCGGTCCGCCTCGACCTGCACCGCCTCCCGGGTCGGCGTCTGCAGGGCCCGCTCCAGCTCCGGCTCGGGGCGGATGGCGACCACCCGGGCGCTGACCACCTGGACGCCCAGGTCGGCCAGGCGCGGCTCGGTGCTCAGCGCCGCCGACACCGCCTCGCGGACCGAGGCGACCTCGGTCAGCGCCTCGGCCAGCGGCAGCCGGGTGAGCAGGTCCAGGGCGGGCTGCTGGGCCAGCTCGGCGAGCAGGGTCGCGATCTGCTCCAGCGGGCGGCCGCGGCTGGTGCCCTGCTGCGGGTCGATCGAGAAGTCGAGCCGGGCGACGGCGACGGCCGGCTCCGCCACCCGGTAGGTCACCGTGGCCTGCACGGTGACGTCGGTGAAGTCGCTGGTGCGGGCGTGGAACAGCAGCGGCAGCTCGCGGTCGTCGACCGGCACCTCGCTGAGCACCGCGGTGAGCGGCCGGTACCAGAATGCCAGCCCGACGCCCTCCCGCTTGGCCCGGCCGCGCACGCTGTGCCGCACCCAGCTGGTCGGATTGCTGCGCAGGTGGCGCAGGAAGAACCGCTTCGACACGTCGGCCATGGTGAGTTCCTCTCGGGTGAACCCAGGTCCCTTTTTCGTCACCATGACGATAAGCGCCGTGCTAGATTCTCGTCAAGGTGGTGATAAATCAAATGGCCGACTATCCGGTGTTCTACGTCACGGCTGACCTGGTCGTGCTGACGGTGCGCGACAACGCGCTGAAGGTGCTGCTGATCCGGCGCGGGGTGGAACCGCACCTCGGGGCGTGGGCGCTGCCCGGCGGCTTCATGCGGGACGGCGAGGACCTCGACACCGCCGCCCGGCGCGAGCTGGTCGAGGAGACCGGGCTGACCGCGCCGACCGGGCACCTGGAGCAGCTGGCCAGCTACGGCGCGCCCGGCCGCGATCCGCGCGGCCGGGTGGTGACGGTGGCGTACCTGGCGCTGGTGCCCGACCTGCCCGCCCCGGTCGCGGGCGGCGACGCGGCGGGCGCCGACTGGGCCGCGCTGCCCGTGGGCGAGCTGGCGTTCGACCACGCCCGGATCCTGGCCGACGGGGTGGAGCGGGCTCGGGCGAAGCTGGAGTACACCCCGCTGGCCGCCGCGTTCTGCCCGCCCGAGTTCACCATCTCCGACCTGCGCGAGGTGTACGAAGCCGTCTGGGGAGCCAGGCTCGACCCGCGCAACTTCCACCGCAAGGTGACCAGCACCCCCGGCTTCGTGGAACCCGTCGGCCGCTCGGTCACCGCCGAACGGGGCCGCCCGGCCCAGCTCTTCCGCCGCGGCGCGGCGCAACTCCTCCACCCGCCGATGCTCCGCCCCACCACCTGACCGGGCCGGGCCGGGCCGCACGCGTGAGACGCGCCCTGGTGCGTGCAGTTTCGGGGAAACTGCTGGAATCGCGGCCAAGATTCGTGCAGTTTCCCCGAAAGTGCACGGATCTTGTGGCGCCGCGAGCCCTGGAAGGAGGCCCGCGGCGCAGGTGCGGAGAAGGGTGGCGACCCTGCGGGTGCTCCGGGTCCGGTCAGGCCGGGCGGCCGAAGCTGTGGATGTTGCCGTCGTCCATCCTGCGCATGGCGATCGGCTTGCCGGGGCGGGAGGCGTGGACGATCCAGCCGCCGCCGACGTACATGCCGACATGGTGCAGGTCGCTGTAGTAGAAGACCAGGTCACCGGGGCGCAGGTCCGCCCGGCTGACTGACTTGATCTTCGCGCGCTGCGACTTGGCGTTGTGCGGCAGCGACACCCCGACGCTGTCCCAGGCCGCCATCGTCAGACCCGAGCAGTCGAAGGTGTTCGGCCCGGCCGAGCCCCAGACGTAGCTCTTGCCGATCTGGCGGCAGGCGAACTGCGCGGCCTTCGCCGCAGCGCCGCCCGGGTACGCCGCCGGGCACGGCGCGGGCCGCAGCTCGCCCAGCCCGCTGCCGCTGGAGTACGCCTGCAACCGCAGCCGGTTCAGCTTGTCGATCTCGGTCTCGATGGTCTTCGCGCGGGCCGCCTGCTCGGCTTCGAGCTTGCCCAGTTGCGCGACCAGCGCGTCGAGCGGGTCCTTCACCTTGTGCAGCTCCGCCGTGGCGGCGAGCACGTCGGCGATGCGGGACTGCTTCTCCCGCGCGAGCTGCCCGACCATGATGAGCCGCCGGGCCGTCTCCCGGCTGTCGCCGCGGGACAGGAACAGGTTCACCTGGGCCAGCTCGCCGCCCCGGTAGAGGTGGTCGGCGAAGGTGCCGATCCGGGTGCGGGTCAGCTGCACCTGCATCTCCAGCGGGGCGAGCTGCGAGCTCAGTTCCCGCGCCCTGCCCT is a window from the Catellatospora sp. TT07R-123 genome containing:
- a CDS encoding polysaccharide deacetylase family protein, with translation MGRPVGRLVAAVAVAALTACQFEPGPQATGWSAAAAATATATATAAATATAATATAATAATATAAATAAPSRAAAADVAPVAIRSSSPSRTATPAPAPGSTPKALPGQTRAGLVPPVVDRGSPRRARVALTFDADMSDLMLRQLAEGEAHSYANLKIIELLERRHVPATFFLTGMWVQHYPQVTARLAANPRFELANHTFRHDAFTADCYGLPRIAPGAMTADVAKTFEIISGYGGRQTRYFRFPGLCHDRAALRAMAPLGLTVIDGDVVSGDPFATDWRPIVAAVKKKVRPGSIVIMHVTEDNARFTDEALPYILDLLRERHLEPVTLSELLGR
- a CDS encoding C40 family peptidase, with amino-acid sequence MGLSSGPRTPRLLAALAVAAAALMLSPAAAHAAPSPAEIEKQIDAQWNRLEPIVEEHNATKIKLARQQGRARELSSQLAPLEMQVQLTRTRIGTFADHLYRGGELAQVNLFLSRGDSRETARRLIMVGQLAREKQSRIADVLAATAELHKVKDPLDALVAQLGKLEAEQAARAKTIETEIDKLNRLRLQAYSSGSGLGELRPAPCPAAYPGGAAAKAAQFACRQIGKSYVWGSAGPNTFDCSGLTMAAWDSVGVSLPHNAKSQRAKIKSVSRADLRPGDLVFYYSDLHHVGMYVGGGWIVHASRPGKPIAMRRMDDGNIHSFGRPA
- a CDS encoding thioesterase family protein gives rise to the protein MTTALLDLSAGTVRTAMIHIDDLDIVGIMHNARYALVLERAMSEFWAEHGYGFHDGRPSSPDMIAAVREFTITYHAPIRGTGPVAVQFWLDSMGETSAVYGFRFRSADGATVYADGRRVMVKMDAKGRPSAWTPEARTIAAALMR
- a CDS encoding GNAT family N-acetyltransferase; translation: MEALEIAAWPPEPIRTERLVLRESEARDRAAFIELLASPEVNAYLGGPRPRDVLERELPEVPERWPGSFVVDLDGAMIGQILLRRATKHRPAAVGKADLGYLFLPRAWGSGYATEACSAALGWFDGVLPGEPVVLATQTANTGSMRLAAKLGFIEVERFEAWGADQWLGMRPPARRPVESAPQNQRPRSGSTS
- a CDS encoding NAD(+)/NADH kinase, whose protein sequence is MSATLATRAVVVSRRSELSELLGRHGTRAAAEYFLRQRGREISEVEERHTAQQAALAVVSAALPADWRRGQVDRDDLARFLFAPEDVVITVGQDGLVANVAKYLDGQPVVGVNPEPRRFPGVLARFSAQQAAVLLRDVPAGRCETHRRAMVVATLDDGQQLAGLNEVYVGHQSHQSSRYLLTAPDGRRERHSSSGVLVGTGTGATGWCASVALERGMSQELPGPDAHDLCWFVREAWPSQATGVQCTAGRIAPGQQLSLTSESERLVVFADGVELDHLVLAWGQRVDIGPSPRQLHLVTGHPAISGKAPAGGRRKA
- a CDS encoding NUDIX domain-containing protein, with amino-acid sequence MADYPVFYVTADLVVLTVRDNALKVLLIRRGVEPHLGAWALPGGFMRDGEDLDTAARRELVEETGLTAPTGHLEQLASYGAPGRDPRGRVVTVAYLALVPDLPAPVAGGDAAGADWAALPVGELAFDHARILADGVERARAKLEYTPLAAAFCPPEFTISDLREVYEAVWGARLDPRNFHRKVTSTPGFVEPVGRSVTAERGRPAQLFRRGAAQLLHPPMLRPTT
- a CDS encoding TetR/AcrR family transcriptional regulator; its protein translation is MTETDGRLARGERTRTAVLDAAVALASEAGLNGLSLGQLAERLHVSKSGLFAHWASKEELQLAAIEHAREQWRRLIVLPALAQPRGIRRLFALHEARLAFYAARTLPGGCFFANAEFECTGRTGAVPDRLATVLSEWIELVERLVAEAVELGELPPAVDVRRLAFEVDAAGVAALLHSRLLARSTDDARLAVLGRLRELTTDPDLLPPI
- a CDS encoding SPFH domain-containing protein, encoding MADVSKRFFLRHLRSNPTSWVRHSVRGRAKREGVGLAFWYRPLTAVLSEVPVDDRELPLLFHARTSDFTDVTVQATVTYRVAEPAVAVARLDFSIDPQQGTSRGRPLEQIATLLAELAQQPALDLLTRLPLAEALTEVASVREAVSAALSTEPRLADLGVQVVSARVVAIRPEPELERALQTPTREAVQVEADRATFARRAQAVEQERGIAENELKNKIELARREQQLVEQHGANARRRAELDAAAQLADAQGRAERDRLLSAAEAEKEQALAEARAAGVRALGIAQGEAEAAKLAAYRDLPAEVLRGLALRELAGQLPEIGQLTVTPDVITGLLARFGAGGGDR
- a CDS encoding DUF3592 domain-containing protein, coding for MAEATPYPRAWTRRATGIGLAAALVFGLAALVTYLCGRADVERLVTHGAPADAAVVAVRHHNRIDTTVVRYDYGGRTYTAELTGAFGTGLAVGDHPTVYLDPAHPGTVATADGLASRAGHWLPPVLATIAGITAFLAIGGRIVTVRRRRWNEARLDDMPEPEVQGRRSRGVVRRRDGFASVMVAVIAVAVPIAAVVDPPETVAVVAGLLIPVAIAFYLLGLAVKIVITPRRLSLHTAFRVYHVPRHLIGGVDLADDDHVRVRVAGYRHLAVPMGVSAVWDVPIDRLNRRPAQLRAAAKILGLLAAVPAERTLGDVRTRPRFFTIVLGLLAGGTFAVVVASVLGAGRV
- a CDS encoding cell wall-binding repeat-containing protein — encoded protein: MNLPHRRPLAAAAMAAALLGTVFAAPADASHPSASGTSSTLTAVDGGRILLADGTSLAAPQWCFDGYCYEDEPLTVSDLQWSADGSRAAFADQRGRIVTVRYDDPQGATPVVDSVSGHYTDPTFVGDGGTLVYSDGTVLYRRGYDVILGSRRETISPAEDWQTGGTYFTDPDGGPDGRVAVQRQPAKGGAGPQVWLWDGSGSTEADYRKLADGANPAFSPDGTRVAYVSGGHIWTVKTDGTGAVRIDTDATAAYDDPTWSGDGATIAFRDTASGRVRTVAAAGGASAPTALTGIPAYRSQQRGTVARLTGRNRFETATAVAQSYWATAGAAGDRRRPAKAVVLGRSDDFADSLGGSALAAAKQGPLLLTPPTSLNPATATEIKRVLGANTTATVYLLGSTGALSAQVEAAIRAFGYRIVRLAGTDRYDTAVKIADAIDPTPDIIMAATGRNFPDGLAAGAAAGSLDVPGGTLSAVVVLTNDTALPAATKKYLDTHPAERLGIGVQAVRALSAGAYQPWPFQGTDRYHTASMVASAFFGHGPRYVGLATGTNWPDALAGGALMGAVGGPLLLTPGTASAVNRMPAAFLSGHSPAITTGLVFGGVVAEAQLKQFGTLISGPAGSTAVGSIQVTAAPAPPANKQELLAALSAR
- a CDS encoding carbon-nitrogen hydrolase family protein, which produces MTLRIATTQPAGSADARENGRKARELMRHAAAADVRLIQFPEGFLSGYAKEQIADWSDVDWTAVRDELRGVAELAAELGMWVVLGSAHPLTPPHRPHNSLYVISDQGRLVDRYDKRFCSNTEITGFYSPGFAPVVFDVDGYRFGCAICVEVNFPQLFAEYEHLGVDCLLLSAWPVDRVFFLKAQAHAAINSYWLSLSVPAQSADLMSSAVIGPDGSHLASADAATELAVVTLDRGAPEFHMALDLARPWRAAAAQGDIYRSRRVEDPRSADRTCI